The genomic stretch ACTCAGCAAGAAAAATCATATAACGCTGATCAGCGCCATCTTAATCGTTTTCGGATTTATCAGTGGACTGGGTTTTCAAAATGAGACCGTAGCTATCTGGTTCCTGGCTATCGCCTCAATGTTAGGGATTGCGCCTATTGCAATTCAGGCCTATCAGGCATTGAAGATTAGAGTCGTCAGTATCGATGTTTTAGTTACCGTCGCGGTTATCGGGGCGTTTCTCCTTCAAAATTTTGAGGAGTCCGCCATTGTCACCTTCTTATTCTTGTTTGGCGCTTTTCTGGAACAGCGGACATTGAACAAGACGCGTTCGGCCATAAAAGAGCTGACGGAGATGGCGCCGGAGAGCGCTTTAAAACAGATGGAGAATGGTGTATTTGAAGAAGTATTAGTGGATGAGGTTGACGTCGGCGATATCTTACTGGTGAAAACCGGCGCGAAAGTTCCTGTTGATGGAACCGTTCTGTCGGGAGAAGGCCACATTAACGAGGCAAGTATCACCGGCGAGTCTGTCCCGGTTGGCAAAAAGAAAGATTCGGGCGTATATGCCGGAACGATTCTGGAGAATGGAACGCTTCAAATTGTTGCCGACCGTGTAGGTGAAGATACTACTTTTGGCAGAATTATAGAGTTAGTTGAAGAAGCGCAGGATTCAAAATCCGAAGCGGAACGCTTCATTGACAGATTTTCTAAATACTACACTCCGGCAGTTTTAGGGCTTGCAATTATCACATGGTTATTTTCACGAGATGTTGAACTGGCCATTACATTGTTAGTTCTGGGATGCCCCGGCGCACTGGTTATCGGCGTACCTGTTTCAAACGTAGCGGGCATTGGCAACGGAGCACGGCACGGCGTTCTTTTAAAAGGCAGTGAAGTTATTGGGGATTTTAGCAGGGTTGATACAATCGTTTTCGACAAAACAGGTACGTTGACAATAGGCAATCCTGAAGTCGCAGACAAAGAATTTTACACAGACAACGTTGGAGGGGTATTAGCTTACCTTGCAAGCGTTGAAAAAGAATCGGACCATCCCCTGGCCAACGCGATTGTAGAACATATCGGTGATACGACATTATGTCGAGTAGAACGAACGGATGTTGTAAAAGGCGCCGGAATTGTCGCTTACATCGAGGGACATAGGGTTGCGGTAGGCAATGTTACGCTCATGGAGCGGGAGAATGTTCATTTAGCTGAAAAGGCCCGTGCAGATATTGCCCGATTCGAAAAGAACGGAAACTCACTCGTTTTAATATCCGTCGATGGTGAACTAAAAGCACTGATGGGTATCCGTGACCAGATTCGCCCGGGCGTAAAAGAAGACCTGCAAAAATTAAAGAAATTGGGCGTTAAAAATCTGGTAGTTCTCTCGGGAGACAACCAGGGGACAGTTGATCTGGTGGCGGGTGAACTGGGGCTGACAGAAGCGCACGGACATATGTTACCGGGAGATAAGTCGAAATATATTGAAAAATTAAAAACTAAAGGTCATATAGTGGCATTCGTTGGAGACGGAGTGAATGATAGCCCCTCTCTGGCTCTGGCACAGATCGGAATTGCTATGGGAAGCGGCACAGATGTCGCAATTGAGACCTCGGACGTCGTCCTGATGAATTCGGATTTCAGTCGCTTGCCACACGCACTGGGCTTAACAAAAGCAACAGCTGCTAATATGCACCAGAATATTGTTATCGCAGTAGGAGTTGTGCTGATCCTGCTTGCAAGTGTATTTTTAAGTGAATGGATGAACATGTCTATAGCGATGCTGGTACACGAAGCAAGCATATTAGCCGTGATTCTAAACGGGATGCGGCTTCTCCGTTACCAATTATGATATTAGAATAAGGAGAGATGAACATGAAAAAAGCAACGATTCAATTAGAAACATTGGCTTGCCCGTCATGTGTTCAGAAGATTGAAAAAGCAACAAAATCTTTGGCCGGTGTGGATAAAGATAGCGTAAAGGTGCTGTTTAACTCAAGCAAAGTAAAATTTGACTTTGATACTGAAAAAATATCCATCGGGGATGTCGAAAAGGCCATTACCGCGCTTGGATACGTTGTTCTAAAATCTCAAGTTAAAGATAAGTGAATTGCCCCGCGCCTGTTGGGAGGGGCTTCCTGCTTCATCCCCCTCCCCTTCGGGAGCAGGTCCGCAGGCTCGACGGCGCGTTCCGCACCTGTTACCCCGACCTTGCAGGGCGAATTTCTTAACGGTGATCGCCGCGTTGATGTCGCGCTCATGATGAGCGCCACAGTCAGGACGGACTCATTTTCTCTCAGAGATCCGGCTTGAGATACCACATTTGCTGCATATCTTCGAGGAGGGATCGAATCTGCCCATCTTGAGATCTCTTTTTAAAACGACCTCGATCTCTATCCGCCGGGCGGACACATGTTCCTCTCCTCTCTCACTCCTCCTCCCCAGCCCCGGGCGTGGTTTTAATCTCTCCAGGGGTCAAACGATACAGACAGGACTGTTGATATAATGCGTTCGGATCAGATTCGGCAGGGCCGTCTCGCCGGCGAGCGGTCGGGCGATCTCGAGCATTTTCTTGCATCGATGGACGCCGACCGGTGGATCGCAAGGGCGGACCTCCTCGTGGATATGGCGCACCTCCTCGGCCTCTCGCGGCAGGAGATCATCGACGAGACCCCGGCACGTGCGCTGATGGCGGCGCTCCTCGATCTCTACGACCACGGCCTCCCGGAGGAGGCGTTCGACGAGCGGTTCGAGGACATCCACGCGGGCAAGGAGGCCTACCTCATCGACCGGGTCGGCGAGGACTTCGGCGGCCGCCTCCACATGGGGCGATCACGGAACGACGAGGTTGCGACCTGCATCAGGATTCGGTTGAAAGAGGAGATCCTTGCCCTCGTCCGGTCGCTTGCCGATCTCAGGGCGACCCTGCTCGACGTCGCCGCCGGCCATACGGAGACAGTGATGCCGGGCTTCACCCACCTCCAGCACGCCCAGCCCACGACGCTCGCCCACTACCTCCTCGCCTACGAGCAGGCCTTCTCCCGCGATACGGCCCGGCTCCGTGAGGCGTATGCCCGGGTGGACGCCTCGCCGCTCGGTTCGGCGGCGTTCGCCTCGACCGGCTTCCCCCTCGACCGCGACTACACCGCCCGGCTCCTCGGGTTCGCCCGCCCGGCGCCGAACAGCATGGACGCGGTCGCCGCACGGGACTTCGCCGTCGAGGTGCTTGCCGATGCCTCCATCTGCATGACGACGGCGAGCCGCCTCTGCGAGGAGCTCGTCCTCTGGAGCACGGCGTTCGTCGGGTTCGTCCGGCTCGACGACGCCTACTGCTCCTCCTCCTCGATCATGCCCCAGAAGAAGAACCCGGACGTGGCGGAGATCATGCGGGCGAAGGCCGGATCGGTTGCCGGAGAACTTACAGCGGCGATCACGATCACGAAGGGTCTCCCGATGAGTTACAACCGCGACCTCCAGGAACTGACCCCGCACCTCTGGCGCGGCGTCGAAGCCGCCCGGCAGAGCATCCCGCTTCTCGCCGGGATGCTCGGGTCAGCGGCCTTCGATACCGGGCGGATGGCCGCCGAGGCGGACAGGGGCTTCTCCACCGCGACGGAACTCGCCGACGTCCTCGTCCGGGAGTACGGGCTCCCCTTCCGCACCGCCCATCGGATCGTCGGGCGGGCGGTCAGGCACGGGTCGCTCGACCTGGCCACGCTCGAGGCCGCCGCTCGCGAATCTGCCGACCTCTCGGTTGTGGAACTGGGGCTAACCCGGGAGAAGATCGATGCAGCCCTCGACCCGCGCCACGCCGTCGCCGTGCGGAACATCGTCGGCGGCCCGGCACCCGCGGCGGTTGCCGTTCAGATCGACGAGCAGAAAGAACTCCTCGCCCGGGACGCAGGCTGGGTGGAGGAGACGGAATCAGCACTATCGAGCGCATTCGAAGACCTTATCCTTGAAGCACGGAGGTTTGCAGCATAATGGAGAGACTCGAGACCGGAGATCTGGTGCGGTATGCAAACGGCGGTACCGCGCTCACCGGCACCTATATCGCCGAACGGGACGGGATGGCCGTCGTCAAACTGGAAAGCGGCTACAACATCGGGACGTCGTTTGAGAAGATCGCGTTCGTCGAGCGCCCGGCCCCCCAGCCGCCGGCAGGCGCCGGGGTCGTCGTCCAGAACCCCGACCTCCCGGAACTCGCCGTCATCTCCACCGGCGGGACGATTGCAAGCCGGGTGGACTACCGGACCGGCGCGGTGATGAGCCAGTTCTCGGCGAGCGATATCCTGCGGGCGATCCCGGAACTCGGGGACGTCGCCCGCTACCGCGACTGCCAGATTGCAAGCATCCTCTCGGAGAACATGCAGCCGACACTCTGGCGGGAACTTGCCCGGGCGGTCTACGACGAGATCCGGGCCGGCGTCGCCGGGGTGATCGTCACCCACGGCACCGACACGATGGCCTACTCGGCTGCAGCGGTCAGGTTCATGCTCAAGACGCCGGTACCGGTCGTCTTTGTCGGGTCGCAGCGGTCTGCCGATCGCCCGAGTTCCGACAACGCCATGAACACCCTCTGCAGCGCCGCCGTTGCCGCCGGCAACCTCGGCGAGGTGGCGGTGGTGATGCACGCGACGACGAACGACGACCGGTGCGCAATCCACCGGGCGACGAGAGTCCGTAAGATGCACACCTCCCGGCGCGATGCGTTCCAGAGCGCAGGCATGGATCCGCTCGGCTACGTCGACTACCCCTCGCTCTCCGTCACCCTCTCGGACGAGGCGGTCCGGCGGGGCGCGGAGGAGCCCGAACTCCGTGATACGCTCGAAGAGCGGTGCGCCCTCATCCACTTCTACCCCGGGATGCCTTCCAGCGTCCTCGACGTCTTCGAGGGTTACGCCGGCCTGGTCATATCGGGGACGGGGCTCGGGCACGTGGCGACCGGGTGGGTCCCGAAGCTCCGGGAGATGATCGAGGACGGGACGACGGTCGTCATGACGTCGCAGTGCCTGCACGGCCGGGTCTGCGACCGGGTCTACAACACAGGTAGGGATCTCCTCGCCGCCGGGGTCGTCGAGGGTGAGGATATGCTGCCTGAAGCGGCGCTCGTCAAACTGATGTGGGTGCTCGGAAACGAACCCGACCCCGAACGGGCGAAGACGCTGATGCAGACCGATCTTGCGGGCGAGATCCGGCGGAGGTCGGTATGATGGACTACGAGAAACTCGGCCTCAAAGCCGGCATCGAGATCCACCAGCAGCTCGATACCGCCGAGAAGCTCTTCTGCCGGTGCCCGACCTGCCTCCGGGAGACCTCGGAGCGAAACGGGGAGTTCCACCGCTACCTCCGGGCGACGGAGAGCGAGCTTGGCGAGATCGACCGGGCGGCGCGCGAGGAGATGAAACTCGTCCGGAAGTTCTGCTACTACACCTACGACACGGTCTGCCTGGTGGAGCACGACGAGGAGCCCCCGACCCCGATGAACCCCGAGGCGCTCGAAGTCTGCCTCACGATAGCAAAGATGCTCGGTATGACCCCGGTCGAGCAGGTCCACACGATGAGGAAACTCGTCATCGACGGCTCGAACACCAGCGGGTTCCAGCGGACGGCGCTCGTCGCGCTCTCCGGCGCCCTTCCCGGCGGGTGCCGCATCGAGACGATCTGCCTTGAAGAGGAGGCGGCGCAGCGGGTGGAGGACGAGACCTTCTCCCTCGACCGCCTGGGGATCCCGCTCGTCGAGATCACCACCGCCCCCTGCATGCGCACCCCCGAGGCCGTCCAGGAGGTCGCGGGGCATATCGGGATGATCCTCCGCTCCACGGGGAGGGTGAAGCGCGGGCTCGGGACGATCCGGCAGGACATCAACGTCTCCATCGCCGACGGCGCCCGGGTGGAGATCAAGGGCGTCCAGGAACTCGACCTGATCGCCGAGGTGGTGCGGCGCGAGGTCGAGCGGCAGGTCAATCTGCTTGAGATCCGGGACGCCCTCCGTGAGAGGGGCGCCCGGGTCGATCACACCGTCATCGACGTCACCGCTCTCTTTGCCGGGACGAAATCCTCGATCCTGAAGAAGGCGAAAGCCGTCCTCGCCGTCCGGCTCTGTGGGTTCGCGGGCCTCGTTGGGCGCGAGATCCAGCCCGGCAGGCGGCTCGGAAGCGAGATGTCGGACTACGCAAAGAAGTGCGGCGTCGGCGGGATCTTCCACACCGACGAGCTCCCCGCCTACGGCGTCACGGCAGAAGAGGTGGCGTGCCTGCGCGAGTTCGTCGGCGCCGCGGAGGAGGACTGCGTCGTCATCGTCGCGGCGGGAAGAGAGCGTGCCGGGTGTGCCGCCGAGCAGGTGATGGTCCGCGCCGAGATGGGCCTCTCGGGCGTCCCCGAAGAGACCCGGAAGATGCTCGAGGAGGGGAATTCCGCCTATATGCGCCCGCTCCCGGGAGCCGCCCGGATGTACCCCGAGACCGACGTCTTTGCGGTCACGATCGACGAGGAGCACTGGGAGAGCATCGATATCCCCGAACTCCTCACCGACCGCGCGGAGCGGTTCGTCCGGGAGTTCCGGCTCGACGAAGGGCTGGCGCGGCAGGTGGCGTTCTCCGAGCGGCTGCCGCTCTTCGAGAAGGCGGTCGCCTCCGGTGTCCGTCCCACCCTTGCTGCACGGACGCTGCTTGCCACCTGCCGGGAACTCGCCCGCGACGGCGTCGAGGTCGCCCGGGTAAGCGAGGAGGAGATCCTAGCCCTTCTCTCGGCGGTCGAGGCCGGCCGGGCGGCGAAGGAGGCGATCCCCGATCTCCTCACCGAACTCGCGCGGACTGCCGGAGGTGCCGGGACTCCCGGCGAGCGGGTGGACGCGGCGATCGAGAAGATGGGGCCCGCCGTCTCGCAGGCGGACGTGGAGGAGATCGTGAGTCGTATCGTGGCCGAGCGTGAGGCGTTCGCCCGGGAGAAGGGTATGGGCGCGCTCGGCCCCCTGATGGGCGTCGTCATGCAGGAACTCCGCGGGAGCGTCGACGGGAAGGTCATCAGCGAGACCCTCCGACGCGAGCTCCAGCGGTTACTCTCCTGATCCCCGGCCCGGGTCCGTCCCGGCCGGGTTACTTTTATCTCCGGTTCCGTGCATAAATATAAAGGAGTTTTATCATGGGAAAGACAGGCAGTGTCCAGTGGGCCCAGGTCAAGGGCGTTAAGGGGCAGATTCGGCTCGTCCCTGCAAGTGAAGGCGAAGTGAAGAAACCCGGCCCGAACCAGCGGTTCAAGGCGGCAGCGGATATCCAGAAGCGTGCGAGCAGGGAAGGGCAGGACCAGCGCCGCGGCGGTCGCGGTGGACGCG from Methanoculleus chikugoensis encodes the following:
- a CDS encoding heavy metal translocating P-type ATPase, with the protein product MVRFVQRFILSKKNHITLISAILIVFGFISGLGFQNETVAIWFLAIASMLGIAPIAIQAYQALKIRVVSIDVLVTVAVIGAFLLQNFEESAIVTFLFLFGAFLEQRTLNKTRSAIKELTEMAPESALKQMENGVFEEVLVDEVDVGDILLVKTGAKVPVDGTVLSGEGHINEASITGESVPVGKKKDSGVYAGTILENGTLQIVADRVGEDTTFGRIIELVEEAQDSKSEAERFIDRFSKYYTPAVLGLAIITWLFSRDVELAITLLVLGCPGALVIGVPVSNVAGIGNGARHGVLLKGSEVIGDFSRVDTIVFDKTGTLTIGNPEVADKEFYTDNVGGVLAYLASVEKESDHPLANAIVEHIGDTTLCRVERTDVVKGAGIVAYIEGHRVAVGNVTLMERENVHLAEKARADIARFEKNGNSLVLISVDGELKALMGIRDQIRPGVKEDLQKLKKLGVKNLVVLSGDNQGTVDLVAGELGLTEAHGHMLPGDKSKYIEKLKTKGHIVAFVGDGVNDSPSLALAQIGIAMGSGTDVAIETSDVVLMNSDFSRLPHALGLTKATAANMHQNIVIAVGVVLILLASVFLSEWMNMSIAMLVHEASILAVILNGMRLLRYQL
- a CDS encoding heavy-metal-associated domain-containing protein — its product is MKKATIQLETLACPSCVQKIEKATKSLAGVDKDSVKVLFNSSKVKFDFDTEKISIGDVEKAITALGYVVLKSQVKDK
- the argH gene encoding argininosuccinate lyase; this translates as MRSDQIRQGRLAGERSGDLEHFLASMDADRWIARADLLVDMAHLLGLSRQEIIDETPARALMAALLDLYDHGLPEEAFDERFEDIHAGKEAYLIDRVGEDFGGRLHMGRSRNDEVATCIRIRLKEEILALVRSLADLRATLLDVAAGHTETVMPGFTHLQHAQPTTLAHYLLAYEQAFSRDTARLREAYARVDASPLGSAAFASTGFPLDRDYTARLLGFARPAPNSMDAVAARDFAVEVLADASICMTTASRLCEELVLWSTAFVGFVRLDDAYCSSSSIMPQKKNPDVAEIMRAKAGSVAGELTAAITITKGLPMSYNRDLQELTPHLWRGVEAARQSIPLLAGMLGSAAFDTGRMAAEADRGFSTATELADVLVREYGLPFRTAHRIVGRAVRHGSLDLATLEAAARESADLSVVELGLTREKIDAALDPRHAVAVRNIVGGPAPAAVAVQIDEQKELLARDAGWVEETESALSSAFEDLILEARRFAA
- the gatD gene encoding Glu-tRNA(Gln) amidotransferase subunit GatD — encoded protein: MERLETGDLVRYANGGTALTGTYIAERDGMAVVKLESGYNIGTSFEKIAFVERPAPQPPAGAGVVVQNPDLPELAVISTGGTIASRVDYRTGAVMSQFSASDILRAIPELGDVARYRDCQIASILSENMQPTLWRELARAVYDEIRAGVAGVIVTHGTDTMAYSAAAVRFMLKTPVPVVFVGSQRSADRPSSDNAMNTLCSAAVAAGNLGEVAVVMHATTNDDRCAIHRATRVRKMHTSRRDAFQSAGMDPLGYVDYPSLSVTLSDEAVRRGAEEPELRDTLEERCALIHFYPGMPSSVLDVFEGYAGLVISGTGLGHVATGWVPKLREMIEDGTTVVMTSQCLHGRVCDRVYNTGRDLLAAGVVEGEDMLPEAALVKLMWVLGNEPDPERAKTLMQTDLAGEIRRRSV
- the gatE gene encoding Glu-tRNA(Gln) amidotransferase subunit GatE, which gives rise to MDYEKLGLKAGIEIHQQLDTAEKLFCRCPTCLRETSERNGEFHRYLRATESELGEIDRAAREEMKLVRKFCYYTYDTVCLVEHDEEPPTPMNPEALEVCLTIAKMLGMTPVEQVHTMRKLVIDGSNTSGFQRTALVALSGALPGGCRIETICLEEEAAQRVEDETFSLDRLGIPLVEITTAPCMRTPEAVQEVAGHIGMILRSTGRVKRGLGTIRQDINVSIADGARVEIKGVQELDLIAEVVRREVERQVNLLEIRDALRERGARVDHTVIDVTALFAGTKSSILKKAKAVLAVRLCGFAGLVGREIQPGRRLGSEMSDYAKKCGVGGIFHTDELPAYGVTAEEVACLREFVGAAEEDCVVIVAAGRERAGCAAEQVMVRAEMGLSGVPEETRKMLEEGNSAYMRPLPGAARMYPETDVFAVTIDEEHWESIDIPELLTDRAERFVREFRLDEGLARQVAFSERLPLFEKAVASGVRPTLAARTLLATCRELARDGVEVARVSEEEILALLSAVEAGRAAKEAIPDLLTELARTAGGAGTPGERVDAAIEKMGPAVSQADVEEIVSRIVAEREAFAREKGMGALGPLMGVVMQELRGSVDGKVISETLRRELQRLLS
- a CDS encoding DUF5350 domain-containing protein translates to MGKTGSVQWAQVKGVKGQIRLVPASEGEVKKPGPNQRFKAAADIQKRASREGQDQRRGGRGGRGGRGGRGRGASGPTVDVRVRRGIRRAKVSALGTKQKSR